DNA from Anaerolineae bacterium:
GGCACCAATCATCCCTCCAGAGGAGATCATACCTCCACCCGAGGGACTAGTCCTTACCCGCACTGCCCGCCATGCCAACCGCAACTGCGGCCCCAGACCCAAGGAGACCAATTAGTTGGCACACATGACACAGGGATCCGCCCCTACTATCGCACTTCCACCAGGCAGTGGCGAACCTGTCCTAGGTAGCGGCCGCCCCAGGTGACGCGGAAGGGAATGACGTAGGACCCGGGGGAGGCGCCCTCGGGCAGGCGCAGCCACATCAGGGCTCTGCCGTCGGGGCGGCCATCGGAGGACGGCTGCATCAACCCGCTCGTCTCCGGCGGTACCAGCACCTGGCCGGAAGATCGGCTGCTCTCCCACTGCCATCCCTCCGGCAGCACTGGCTCCGCGGAGGCACCGACGGCGCGAGGGCCGTGGTTGGTGAACTGGATCTCCACAGCGATCAGCGACCCGGGGGCGGCCTCCTGCTGGTAGGGATAGGCTCGCACCCACCACTCGTCGGTGCCGAAGTCGGGGTGAGGCCAGGGCAGGAGATCCGCCAGCAGAGTCTCACGGCGAGCCAGAGTTGCCTCTAGGTAGTCCAGTTGCTCCTCCGTGAAGCGGAAGGCCCGCTCCTGGTGCTGGTTCACCAGGTACTGGGGGCGGTGCCTGCGCAGCAGGTCCAGGCAGCGGCGCAGCCCGTGGCCCCGTCGCAGGAAGTTGCGGTTGCCGGCGCAGTAGTCATCCAGCCCGGTGGGAGCGAAGGAGTCCCCCACGAAGAGGACGCTGGTGCCCCGGCCCTCTGCCAGGAGCCCACCGTGGTAGAGGGTCTGGCCCGGGAAGTGCCAGGCGGTCAGGCGGAACTCCCGCCACGGCCAGGAGTCGCCGTCCTCGGTAATCGGGTCCACGGGCGCGCAGTTAGGGGAGATGCAGGGGAGGATGAATCTCTGGGGGTGCTGCACGATCTCGGCCAGGCTGCGGTCGGCGATGATGGGGCAGCCGAAGGCCTGGACGAGGTGGGAAAGGGCATCTACGTGATCGTCGTGATAGTGGCTGACCCAGCAGCCGTCTACCGAGGTGATGTCGCCCCGCCCCAGCCAGCCCTGAAGCGTCTCCACTACCGAATCGCGGCCGCAGTCCACCAGCAGGGCGGGGCCGTCCTGGGAAAGCAGAGCGAAGCTGGTGGACGCCACCCGCCGGACGAAGGGGGGCAGTTCCAGAGTGAGAGCGGGCTCCATGCGGGCGGGATCGCCTCGGGTGTCATCGAGCAGGTGGGGGAAGTAGTAGTTGAGAGCGGAGACGGCAGCGTAGTTGCGCCACAGCTCCTCCAGGCGTTGAACGGTCAGTTGCACCGCCGTGGCCGGGTGGCGCACCACGGGGCCGTGCGCCGGCACCAGGAGGTCGGCGCCGGCGGCGCCCAGCTTATGCAGGCTGGCCACCAGCCGGGGGCGGTTGCCCAGGAAGCCGTGGTAGTCGGATATGACATCGAAGCCCCTTTGTAGGGAGTAGAGATCCCACAGCTGGCCTGGCCCGTACAGAGCATCGCCACAGAAGCACACAGTGCAACCCGCTGCCGTGACCAAGTAGGACACTGAACCATCGGTGGCGCCGGGGGTGTCCAGCACCCGCACCGTGTACCCCTGCCACTCGAGGGTATCGCCTTCGGCGAGGGCGCGGGAGACGGGCAAGGGGGAGGCCAGCACCTGGGAGGGCCGCTGGTGGTACAGGTGCCAGCGGTTGCGCCAGTCGGCCCAGTAGGCATCCACCTCCTCGAAGAGGTGCCGCTCGGAGGCGGGCGCGGCCACCCTGGCGCCGGCGGCCAAGAAGGGGTAGGCACCAGCCACGTTCGGCCGGCGATGTTGGGTGCAGAGGATCCAGTCCACCTGATGGACGCCCAAGCCGGCCAATACCTCGGCCGTGACGCTGTCGCAGCAGTCGAAGAGCAGGGCGCGCTCGCCGGAGACGAGCACGCCGGTGTTCACCGCGCCGTGCAGGACGTGGAGGTTGGGGGCCAACATCGAGATGCTCATGTCCACTCCCGCTGGCTCCGCGCCATGCTGAGCGTTGGCGAAGCATCTCCGGTCTGCAGCCGGAGGCTGTTCGCATGCATCAGGGTGATAGCAGGCGGCTCGAATTCCTGGCTCCACCACACCCGTCCCACTTCATCGTAGCGGGGCGAAGTGGCCTCTTCGCCCGGCCTCAGGACCAACTCGCGGACGGTGTCCACGCTGGGGTCGTCCTCTACGCGGATCATGGACCGGTACCCTCCGCGAAAGCGTATGAGTTCAGTGTACCACCTGCGGTCCCCTGCAACGAGGCTGGCCCGACCGGGCTCACGGGAATGGTGCTGCACCGCCACAGCCACAGGGGTGGTCGTCAGGCCGTGGAGGTGCCGCCGAGACATGACGCGGGGCCCTTCAGGACAGCACGGAGGAAAGAACTAGGCTGGCGGAAGGGAGTTCAACCGGCGCCGACCCCGCCAGCCGACTGTGATCGCCAGCAGGGCGCAGAGAGTGCCGGCGCCGGCCAGGGCGGTGGTCAGGCCCAGCTGCTCCGCCACCGCGCCGATGGTCAGGCTACCCACCGGCGTCATACCGGCGTTCACCACCGTCCACACTCCCATGACCCGGCCGAGGAGCGCCTGGGGACAGGTGAGTTGGAGGGTAGCGTTGGCCATGGCCAGGTAGCCGATGGAGGACAAGCCAGTCACCGCCAGGGTGAGCATGGACAGCTCCAAACGCCGAGAGAAAGACAGGACGACCAACGAGAGCCCGGCCCCGACCATGAGCGCCATCATGGTGCTCTGTACCCGACGGGCGGCGAGGCGGCTGCCCGAGAGGGCTGCCCCCATGATGGCCCCGAGCCCCACGCTGGTGAGGAGCAGCCCCAGGGCTTGTGGGCCCCGGCCTAGTACGTCACGGGCGAAGGCGGGCAGGAAAGTCTGATAGGGCATGGCCAGGAAGCCCACGGCAGCCGTGACCAGAAGCAAACGCCGGACCGGGGCGGCGTTCCAGCAGTAGCGCAGTCCCTCTTGGAGGGAGGCCAACCACGGTCGGGCCGGTCCGGGCTCGAAGGGGGGCAGTCTGATGGCGAGGACGGCTCCGATCACGCCCAGGGCGGAAACGGCGGCGATGGCCAGACACACTCCCGCCCCGTAGGAGGCCAACAGCACTCCAGCGACGGCTGGGCCTATCACCCGGGTCAGGTTGAAGCGGGCGCTGTTCAGGGCCACGGCTGAGCGCAGATGCGCCGGGCCGACTAGATCGTGGATGAACACCGACCAGGTGGGCCAGCCGATGGCGTTGAACAGCCCGCTGGTTACAGCGGTGATGAG
Protein-coding regions in this window:
- a CDS encoding MFS transporter yields the protein MAKRVHTRLPGASAGERDPIGIAASDIVPVAPPLRASRLIAVRAAVGRAFINRNYALFMAGAFVSATGSWAQSVALGWLVLELGDSEFLLGLTNFAQMVPLLLLSIPAGALVDRFSHKRLLLVAQTGTMLSSAVLATATILGVRSIPLILITAVTSGLFNAIGWPTWSVFIHDLVGPAHLRSAVALNSARFNLTRVIGPAVAGVLLASYGAGVCLAIAAVSALGVIGAVLAIRLPPFEPGPARPWLASLQEGLRYCWNAAPVRRLLLVTAAVGFLAMPYQTFLPAFARDVLGRGPQALGLLLTSVGLGAIMGAALSGSRLAARRVQSTMMALMVGAGLSLVVLSFSRRLELSMLTLAVTGLSSIGYLAMANATLQLTCPQALLGRVMGVWTVVNAGMTPVGSLTIGAVAEQLGLTTALAGAGTLCALLAITVGWRGRRRLNSLPPA
- a CDS encoding MBL fold metallo-hydrolase, with amino-acid sequence MSISMLAPNLHVLHGAVNTGVLVSGERALLFDCCDSVTAEVLAGLGVHQVDWILCTQHRRPNVAGAYPFLAAGARVAAPASERHLFEEVDAYWADWRNRWHLYHQRPSQVLASPLPVSRALAEGDTLEWQGYTVRVLDTPGATDGSVSYLVTAAGCTVCFCGDALYGPGQLWDLYSLQRGFDVISDYHGFLGNRPRLVASLHKLGAAGADLLVPAHGPVVRHPATAVQLTVQRLEELWRNYAAVSALNYYFPHLLDDTRGDPARMEPALTLELPPFVRRVASTSFALLSQDGPALLVDCGRDSVVETLQGWLGRGDITSVDGCWVSHYHDDHVDALSHLVQAFGCPIIADRSLAEIVQHPQRFILPCISPNCAPVDPITEDGDSWPWREFRLTAWHFPGQTLYHGGLLAEGRGTSVLFVGDSFAPTGLDDYCAGNRNFLRRGHGLRRCLDLLRRHRPQYLVNQHQERAFRFTEEQLDYLEATLARRETLLADLLPWPHPDFGTDEWWVRAYPYQQEAAPGSLIAVEIQFTNHGPRAVGASAEPVLPEGWQWESSRSSGQVLVPPETSGLMQPSSDGRPDGRALMWLRLPEGASPGSYVIPFRVTWGGRYLGQVRHCLVEVR